One Vibrio tapetis subsp. tapetis DNA segment encodes these proteins:
- the betA gene encoding choline dehydrogenase — MSIKQPDYIIVGAGSAGCVLANRLSENPNNEVLLLETGGSDKSIFIQMPTALSIPMNTKKYAWQFETEAEPFLDNRNMHCPRGKVLGGSSSINGMVYVRGHARDFDEWQQHGAKDWDYAHCLPYFKKAETWSFGGNDYRGDSGPLGVNNGNNMKNPLYQAFVDAGVDAGYMATSDYNAEQQEGFGPMHMTVKNGVRWSTSNAYLRPAMKRDNLTVVTHALVHKVLLEDKTAVGIRYERKGKIVDVRCNKEVVLSAGSVGSPHILQLSGIGGEKTLADAGIEQIHELPGVGENLQDHLEFYFQFKCLKPISLNGKLDPLNKLWIGTRWILDKSGLGATNHFESCGFIRSKENLEWPDLQYHFLPAAMRYDGKEAFAGHGFQVHIGHNKPKSRGFVKVASSDPHVAPKIQFNYLQHQEDIEGFRACVRLTREIINQPGLDEFRGEEIQPGLSIQTDEEIDQFVRSAVESAYHPSCSCKMGEDEMAVVDSETKVHGINGLRVVDSSIFPTIPNGNLNSPTIMVAERAADLILGNGILAPNEAPVVIADDWQTTQRLKAPKRELMTSK, encoded by the coding sequence ATGAGCATCAAACAACCAGATTACATCATTGTTGGCGCAGGCAGCGCAGGCTGTGTATTGGCGAACCGTCTATCAGAGAACCCAAACAACGAGGTACTCCTTTTAGAGACTGGCGGCAGTGACAAGAGCATTTTCATCCAAATGCCGACCGCTTTGTCTATTCCAATGAATACCAAGAAATATGCGTGGCAGTTTGAAACTGAAGCCGAGCCTTTTTTAGATAACCGCAATATGCACTGCCCTCGCGGTAAAGTACTTGGTGGCTCTTCATCCATCAATGGCATGGTCTATGTTCGTGGGCATGCTCGCGACTTCGATGAGTGGCAACAGCACGGTGCCAAAGACTGGGATTACGCCCACTGTCTACCGTATTTCAAAAAAGCAGAAACTTGGTCTTTCGGTGGCAATGATTATCGTGGCGATTCTGGCCCTCTTGGCGTGAACAACGGCAATAATATGAAAAACCCGTTGTACCAAGCGTTTGTCGACGCAGGGGTAGATGCCGGGTACATGGCAACCAGCGACTATAACGCCGAGCAACAAGAAGGCTTTGGCCCAATGCACATGACCGTAAAAAACGGCGTGCGCTGGTCGACTTCCAATGCCTACCTAAGACCTGCAATGAAGCGTGATAACCTCACCGTTGTTACTCACGCGTTAGTTCACAAAGTTCTGCTTGAAGATAAAACTGCGGTCGGTATTCGCTACGAACGCAAAGGCAAAATAGTGGATGTTCGTTGTAACAAAGAAGTTGTGCTTTCTGCCGGTTCGGTTGGCTCACCACATATTTTGCAATTGTCTGGTATTGGTGGTGAGAAAACACTGGCTGACGCAGGCATTGAGCAAATACATGAACTGCCAGGGGTGGGTGAGAACTTACAAGACCACCTTGAGTTCTACTTCCAATTTAAGTGCCTGAAGCCGATCTCTCTAAATGGCAAATTAGATCCTCTTAATAAACTTTGGATAGGCACTCGTTGGATTCTAGATAAGTCAGGCTTAGGGGCAACCAACCACTTTGAATCTTGCGGGTTTATCCGCTCTAAAGAGAATTTAGAATGGCCAGATCTACAATACCATTTTCTCCCAGCAGCAATGCGTTATGACGGCAAAGAAGCATTTGCAGGCCATGGTTTCCAAGTTCATATTGGGCACAACAAGCCTAAGAGCCGCGGCTTTGTGAAAGTCGCTTCAAGCGATCCCCACGTAGCACCCAAGATTCAGTTCAATTATCTACAGCATCAAGAAGATATTGAAGGTTTCCGCGCTTGTGTTCGCTTAACCCGTGAAATCATTAATCAACCGGGTTTAGACGAATTCCGAGGTGAAGAAATTCAGCCCGGTTTATCGATTCAAACTGACGAAGAAATTGACCAATTTGTTAGAAGTGCCGTAGAGAGTGCTTATCACCCGTCATGTTCTTGCAAAATGGGCGAAGATGAAATGGCTGTGGTGGACTCCGAAACCAAAGTACACGGCATTAATGGATTACGTGTTGTCGATTCATCCATATTCCCAACAATTCCAAACGGAAACTTAAACTCTCCAACCATCATGGTCGCCGAACGCGCTGCCGATCTCATCCTTGGCAATGGCATATTAGCGCCAAACGAAGCCCCCGTTGTTATTGCAGATGATTGGCAGACAACGCAGAGATTAAAAGCACCCAAGCGAGAATTAATGACCAGTAAGTAA
- a CDS encoding alpha-ketoglutarate-dependent dioxygenase AlkB family protein, translating to MAHLESNVWHELQNASLYWAPNFISQEEASELFYQLETQIKWRNDNITLFGKTMPIPRLQAWYGERDYCYSNILMEANEWSPLLLDLKHRCEQVSGSRFNSVLANLYRNGSDSNGWHSDNEPELGTNPVIASLSFGETRRFLVKHRHTKQKLTFELSPGSLLIMAGEMQTHWQHTVPKTKIEKSARLNLTFRYIYE from the coding sequence ATGGCACACCTTGAGTCGAATGTTTGGCATGAGTTGCAAAACGCTTCCCTATATTGGGCGCCGAATTTCATTAGTCAGGAAGAGGCGAGCGAACTATTTTACCAACTAGAGACGCAAATAAAGTGGCGAAATGACAATATCACGCTATTTGGAAAAACCATGCCAATCCCACGATTACAGGCTTGGTATGGCGAGCGTGATTATTGCTACTCTAATATATTGATGGAAGCAAACGAATGGTCGCCTTTGTTACTCGATTTAAAACATCGTTGTGAGCAAGTTTCAGGCTCTAGGTTCAACTCCGTATTAGCCAACCTTTATCGCAATGGGAGCGACTCTAATGGATGGCATAGCGATAACGAGCCTGAACTAGGCACCAACCCCGTGATTGCTTCGCTGAGTTTTGGTGAAACACGCCGATTTCTCGTTAAGCATCGTCACACTAAGCAAAAACTTACCTTTGAGTTATCTCCAGGAAGTTTATTGATAATGGCAGGTGAGATGCAGACCCATTGGCAGCATACAGTGCCGAAAACTAAGATCGAGAAATCCGCGAGATTAAATCTAACGTTTCGCTATATTTACGAATAG
- a CDS encoding VOC family protein: MRNLETVEIKSFVPAKNFELSKRFYQRIGFQMASEFDGIAYFKSGVCSFLLQDFYSPLHCNNSMMHLLVEDAQSWHEHVLSLNLVEEFGAQISELVNQPWGMLEFCLTDPSGVLWRIAENK, from the coding sequence ATGAGAAACTTAGAAACTGTAGAAATAAAATCGTTCGTGCCCGCTAAAAACTTTGAGCTTTCTAAGCGTTTTTATCAAAGGATTGGGTTTCAAATGGCGTCAGAATTTGATGGCATTGCCTATTTTAAATCCGGAGTATGCTCTTTTTTACTGCAAGATTTTTATTCGCCGCTTCATTGCAACAATTCGATGATGCACCTGCTGGTTGAAGATGCACAAAGCTGGCATGAGCATGTGTTGTCGCTGAATCTTGTTGAAGAATTTGGCGCGCAAATTTCAGAGTTGGTCAATCAACCTTGGGGTATGCTTGAATTCTGCCTAACCGACCCTAGTGGCGTATTGTGGCGAATAGCGGAAAACAAATAG
- a CDS encoding BCCT family transporter — protein MTTWLSIGILFTFAAIAFIIFRWGNVKCIGVTPVRTFTFIAILFTSGLDVGLIMFPLTEFAGYADLAASPEYSFTNPLAIEFGFWAFFIWAFYFLTCFYFCVIEPRVKFFEIPLIKFVNNLVIIGTCAFTSYLLLANLPWYLPEMGDGESVVVSFYLVVFAVIAIAVYSSTNIRFVRILSLGSSFLFLGLIALMWSGAFLSEGSSVGDFFTTFGLLGDYFANIHKFILPINDYHEFYLYWWFAWSIMIGQFTARFVGGLRTYQVLIAMMVVPSLPIAIWFTVLYYYSANAIPITGFYNMAMVLVGVTFVVNSLDSLVRLYTDNLNLTVQRFGKTKYVLGNIALLSGLTLLFKLDFLQIQWVGATAIALILGCFGYIMATHYRQVVEIKRSPKDNKIDFGKINLAN, from the coding sequence ATGACTACTTGGCTATCCATAGGCATTCTATTTACGTTTGCCGCTATCGCTTTTATTATTTTCCGCTGGGGTAACGTAAAGTGCATTGGGGTAACTCCTGTACGTACCTTTACTTTCATTGCCATTTTGTTCACTTCAGGTCTAGATGTAGGCCTTATCATGTTCCCGCTGACCGAATTTGCAGGCTACGCAGACTTGGCAGCTAGCCCTGAATACTCCTTCACTAACCCGTTAGCCATCGAATTTGGCTTTTGGGCCTTTTTTATCTGGGCTTTTTACTTCCTAACTTGCTTCTACTTCTGCGTTATTGAACCTCGAGTTAAGTTTTTCGAGATCCCGCTGATCAAGTTCGTCAATAACCTAGTAATTATTGGTACTTGTGCGTTCACTTCTTATTTATTACTCGCAAACCTACCATGGTATTTACCAGAAATGGGGGACGGCGAGTCGGTTGTCGTTAGCTTCTACCTAGTTGTGTTTGCTGTTATAGCTATCGCAGTTTACTCCAGCACAAACATCCGCTTTGTTCGTATTTTAAGCTTGGGCAGTAGTTTCTTATTCTTGGGCCTAATTGCATTGATGTGGTCTGGTGCATTCCTTTCTGAAGGCTCAAGTGTTGGTGATTTCTTCACGACCTTTGGCTTGTTAGGTGACTACTTCGCTAACATTCATAAGTTCATCCTGCCAATCAATGACTACCATGAATTTTACCTTTATTGGTGGTTTGCATGGAGCATCATGATCGGCCAATTTACTGCACGTTTCGTCGGTGGATTACGTACTTACCAAGTGCTGATTGCAATGATGGTTGTTCCTTCTTTGCCCATCGCCATATGGTTTACGGTTCTTTATTACTACAGCGCCAACGCAATTCCAATCACGGGTTTCTACAACATGGCGATGGTGTTGGTAGGAGTAACCTTTGTTGTTAACTCATTGGACTCCTTGGTTCGTCTATACACCGACAACCTAAACTTAACCGTTCAACGCTTTGGTAAAACCAAGTACGTATTGGGTAACATCGCTCTATTAAGCGGCTTGACCTTGCTATTCAAGTTGGATTTCCTACAAATCCAATGGGTTGGCGCAACAGCGATTGCACTTATCTTAGGTTGTTTCGGTTACATCATGGCGACACATTACCGTCAAGTTGTTGAAATTAAGCGTTCGCCTAAAGACAACAAAATTGATTTCGGTAAGATTAATTTAGCTAACTAA